One Malania oleifera isolate guangnan ecotype guangnan chromosome 10, ASM2987363v1, whole genome shotgun sequence genomic region harbors:
- the LOC131166269 gene encoding 3-ketoacyl-CoA synthase 15-like — protein sequence MRCDKTAAHPPSCSKHAAFCYPHSPATSIPPYVESSWYNMYICMARAASAVAADDAQDEELLSAEIVNRGVESSGPYAGSPSFSVRVRRPHNFLNSVNLKYAKLGYAYLITHAFYFLTTAPPITLLLFLIIHNNKDNNTTRSGNQLRPPLVIWKDIRFKCDLPDALCLLGLSTLILYIYLLLAPRSTYLLDFACFRPPDDLKISREKFIELAKKSGQFSDTAIEFQQRIIKNSGLGDETSLPKAIFQQGHKITLKDGREEAAIVMFGVVDDLLAATKIRPKDIGILVVNCGILNTTPSLSAMVINHYKLRHNIHSFNLGGMGCAAGIIAVDLARDLLNAYPGTYALVVSTEAVSFTWYSGKDLRMLLPNCFFRMGAAALLLSSHRRDRWRAKYELKQLVRTHCGSDDRSFESVKLREDAEGKQGLWLCEDKMLMEVGWEALKANVAALRPLVLPISVQLRFFAGMLLDRFMTFFFHRKNNNKNLNVEYKGLELDHVCIQATSKKVLEEIQKNLGLREEEMEASVRTLERFGNTSSSSIWYELAYLEANARVKRGHRLWQVAFGSGFKCNSVVWKSLRNVKKPKFTPWSNSSSITT from the exons ATGCGGTGCGACAAAACCGCTGCTCATCCGCCTTCATGCTCAAAGCACGCTGCTTTCTGTTACCCCCACAGCCCAGCAACTTCAATTCCTCCAT ATGTAGAATCCAGCTggtataatatgtatatatgcatggcAAGGGCTGCTTCTGCCGTCGCTGCTGATGATGCACAAGACGAGGAGCTTCTTTCCGCTGAGATCGTGAACCGTGGCGTCGAAAGTTCGGGTCCCTATGCGGGCTCCCCCAGTTTCTCGGTCAGGGTCCGACGCCCGCATAATTTTCTCAACTCCGTCAACCTGAAATATGCGAAGCTGGGCTATGCTTATCTCATCACCCATGCCTTCTACTTCCTCACCACCGCGCCCCCCATAACACTTCTTCTATTCCTTATTATTCACAATAATAAGGATAACAATACTACCCGATCAGGAAACCAGCTGCGTCCTCCGCTTGTCATCTGGAAGGATATTCGCTTCAAATGTGACCTCCCCGATGCTCTCTGCTTGTTGGGATTATCCACCTTAATTCTCTACATCTATCTGCTACTCGCACCCAGGTCCACCTATTTACTCGATTTCGCATGTTTCCGCCCACCCGATGACCTCAAG ATTTCGCGGGAGAAATTCATCGAGTTGGCAAAAAAATCCGGACAGTTCAGCGACACAGCAATCGAATTTCAACAGAGAATCATCAAGAATTCGGGGCTGGGGGATGAAACCTCCTTGCCAAAAGCAATTTTCCAACAAGGCCACAAAATAACCCTTAAGGATGGACGAGAAGAGGCCGCCATAGTGATGTTTGGAGTGGTGGACGACCTTCTTGCCGCCACCAAGATCCGGCCCAAGGACATCGGAATCTTGGTTGTGAATTGCGGAATCCTAAACACAACTCCGTCACTGTCGGCGATGGTGATAAACCATTACAAGCTTAGGCACAACATCCACAGTTTCAATCTAGGAGGCATGGGTTGCGCAGCCGGGATAATAGCCGTGGATCTAGCTCGCGACCTTCTCAATGCGTACCCAGGCACATATGCACTCGTGGTGAGCACTGAGGCAGTAAGCTTCACCTGGTATTCTGGGAAGGACCTCCGCATGCTTCTTCCCAACTGCTTCTTTCGAATGGGGGCCGCTGCCCTCCTGCTGTCAAGCCACCGCCGAGACAGGTGGCGCGCCAAGTACGAGTTGAAGCAGCTTGTTCGAACTCACTGTGGCTCGGACGATAGAAGCTTCGAGAGCGTGAAGTTGAGAGAGGACGCCGAAGGGAAGCAAGGGCTATGGTTGTGTGAAGACAAGATGCTGATGGAGGTGGGGTGGGAGGCGCTGAAGGCCAACGTCGCCGCACTCCGGCCACTTGTTCTTCCCATCTCCGTTCAACTCCGCTTCTTCGCAGGCATGCTGCTCGATCGTTTCATGACATTTTTCTTCCACCGCAAGAATAATAACAAGAATCTGAATGTGGAGTACAAGGGGTTGGAGTTGGACCACGTGTGCATACAAGCAACAAGCAAGAAGGTGCTGGAAGAGATCCAGAAGAACTTGGGGCTGAGGGAAGAGGAGATGGAGGCGTCAGTGAGGACACTGGAGCGATTCGGGAACACTTCCAGCAGCAGCATTTGGTACGAACTGGCTTACTTGGAGGCCAATGCCCGAGTCAAGAGAGGCCATCGCCTTTGGCAGGTTGCTTTCGGGTCTGGTTTCAAGTGCAACAGTGTCGTTTGGAAGTCTCTCAGGAATGTCAAGAAGCCAAAGTTCACCCCCTGGTCTAACTCATCATCCATCACTACCTAA